attccccaaccctaacccctaatccctattccccaaccctaacccctaacccttaacAAGTCTTCCTTCCTTCCTCAGCAGCACCATATGGACACGTTGTACATCCAGACACATTTTTGTCTGTAGGGGAAGTCATGGTCTGTTGGGTAGGGAACCGTTCTTGTCActagagggtcgtgggtttgattcccagaccccaggtcatgactgaggtgcccctcaGCAAAGCACCCAACACCAACTGCTCCCTgtgtgctgggctagggctgcccaccgcacTGGGCACCTGTGCACCACagctagtgatcactagtgtgtgtgtgtgtgtgtgtgtgtgcgtgtgtctcactATAGTCTCACTAAACGAATGCGGTCTCACTATAGTCTTACTAAACGAATGAGGTCTCACTATAGTCTCACTAAACGAATGAGGTATCACTATATTCTTACTAAACGAATGAGGTCTCACTATAGTCTTACTAAACGAATGAGGTCTCACTATAGTCTCACTAAACGAATGAGGTCTCACTATAGTCTCACTAAACAAATGAGGTCTCACTATAGTCTCACTAAACAAATGAGGTCTCACTATATTCTCACTAAACGAATGAGGTCTCACTATAGTCTCACTAAACGAATGAGGTCTCACTATAGTCTTACTAAACGAATGAGGTCTCACTATAGTCTCACTAAACGAATGAGGTCTCACTATAGTCTTACTAAACGAATGAGGTCTCACTATATTCTTACTAAACGAATGAGGTCTCACTATAGTCTTACTAAACGAATGAGGTCTCACTATATTCTTACTAAACGAATGAGATCTCACTATAGTCTCACTAAACGAATGAGGTCTCACTATATTCTTACTAAACGAATGAGATCTCACTATAGTCTCACTAAACGAATGAGGTCTCACTATATTCTTACTAAACGAATGAGGTCTCACTATATTCTTACTAAACGAATGAGGTTTATGTTTTTTGGTTGATTGTTTTTATGGTTGTTTACTTTTGTTGCTTTATTGATTAATATAAAATTTAAAGTGTTTTTCCTTTTTAGCCTGTGAATGAGGAGTCAGTACTTCAGTGTCTTTCATCAGTTCAGCTCCCCTCTGCCTCCGAGTCTTCTGGATCACCAACTACCAGGATAGATAACATCTCCACACATTTTAGATCCTTAAGTGTCCACCATCTCGGTGCAGACTGTCTCGGTGCAGACTGTCTCGGTGCTTCTGTAGCTCATATGTTGGTGATTTTGAAATGTACTTTTCAAGCGTCTCATCCACTGTTCTCTCTTTTGTGTTCTTGTAGTTGCAGGACCCTCACTTGTATGATCAGGTCTATAAATATTTACACCTCCCAGGCCAGGTATGTGGACTGGAAGAAGCTCACCACATCACAGAACATTTGTAGACCTTGTGCTGTCTAGCCAGTAAAGTCCTCACTGCAGGGAACAAAGGACTCTGTGGCTGTTGTACAGGACTTGATCATTTTAGCAGAGAAGCAAATGACCAGAATATTGATAAATTTAGGATGTTTTCTCTGCAGGAAAATCCCATACTAATCTGACACTACTGCTGTCTGTGAGCTTAAATCAGAATGCTTTTCACAAGCAGTTTGATGTCTGTGTTTTGGTGAATAACAGAAAGCACTGAAGCTTCAGTTACAATAGTGAAACCAGTAAAGGTAATTTAGGTAAGGTCATTTAGCTATGATCCTTTAGGTAAGGTCGTTTACGTAAGATCGTTTACGTAAGATCCTTTAGGTAAGGTCATCTAGGTAAGGTCCTTTAGATAAAGTCCAAacctacacatgtacacataatgGACACTCCAGCAAGAACCCTGATAAAAACACAGCCACAGATTCATTTGTCTCCTGTGCTTTGCTATGTCTGTACTACAAAGCTATGGAGTTGCTctacacggtgtgtgtgtgtgtgtgtgtgtgtgtgtgtgtgtgtgtgtgtgtgtgcgcatacatACAGACATAACAGAGTGTTAGATACACATAATGTGAGGTTATAGGTGTAAAGGGGTTAATGTGTTATGGACTGTAGAGAGCAGATTTAGTGCAGCACAAAATGCATGTGTGAGACTGGGACAGTAAGACTGGGACATTAAGACTGCATGTGTGAGACTGGGACAGTGAGACTGGGACAGTGAGactgcatttacatttacatttacagcatttagcagacgctcttatccagagcgacttacaaagtgctttgcatctgatcacagaattgaTCCTAgataatagtacagataggtcagaattcaagataccagtcagactactactaaactacaggagtcaatgtcattacatAGTGTTTTACAAGTTAAACGTTtcccaagaagcacaaataaccatagacagacatacaatttaagaacaacagcaagtggtattagctgagttagtgctctgttaagaactcaacaaacaggtgggtcttcagtctacgcttgcaTGTGTGAGACTGGGACCGTGAGATTAGGACAGTGAGACTGGGACAGTAAGACTGGGACAGTGAGACTGGGACAGTAAGACTGGGACCGTGAGATTAGGACAGTAAGACTGGGACAGTGAGACTGGGACAGTGAGACTGGGACAGTAAGACTGGGACAGTGAGACTGGGACAGTAAGACTGGGACAGTAAGACTGGGACAGTGAGACTGGGACAGAGAGACTGGGACAGTAAGACTGGGACAGTGAGACTGGGACAGTAAGACTGGGACCGTGAGATTAGGACAGTAAGACTGGGACAGTAAGACTGGGACAGTGAGACTGGGACAGTGAGATTAGGACAGTGAGACTGGGACAGTAAGACTGGGACAGTGAGACTGGGACAGTGAGACTGGGACAGAGAGACTGGGACAGTGAGACTGGGACAGAGAGACTGGGACAGTAAGACTGGGACAGTGAGACTGGGACAGTAAGACTGGGACAGAGAGACTAGGACAGTGAGACTGGGACAGTAAGACTGGGACAGTAAGACTGGGACAGTGAGACTGGGACAGAGAGACTGGGACAGTGAGACTGGGACAGAGAGACTGGGACAGTAAGACTGGGACAGTAAGACTGGGACAGTGAGACTGGGACAGTGAGACTGGGACAGTGAGACTAGGACAGTGAGACTAGGACAGAGAGACTGGGACAGTAAGACTGGGACAGTAAGACTGGGACAGTGAGACTGGGACAGAGAGACTGGGACAGTGAGACTGGGACAGTGAGATGTTGTCTGGATGGTTCTGTGCTGGTGCTTCTTCCCTCACTTCTGTGTGAACTAcaccctcctccatctctcctccatctctccctccatctctccctccatctctcctccatctctccctccatctctcctccatctctcctccatctctcctccatctctccctccatctctcctccatctctccctccatctctcctccatctctcctccatctctcctccatctctccctccatctctcctccatctctccctccatctctcctccatctctcctccatctctcctccatctctccctccatctctcctccatctctccctccatctctccctccatctctcctccatctctccctccatctctccctccatctctccctccatctctcctccatctctcctccatctctccctccatctctcctccatctctccctccatctctcctccatctctccctccatctctccctccatctctcctccatctctcctccatctctccctccatctctccctccatctctccctccatctctcttttacGTGGCCCCTGCACTTCTGTACGTCTGCACACTTAAGTTCAGACGTGTAGAAGATGTACAGAAGACGTGTAAagtgtctctctcctccactctctatCCTCAGGTGAAGAACATTGATCGTCCTGCAGAACCAGAGAAGGTTCCTCGCGCCCCTCACGACCGCAGGAAGGAGTGGCAGAAGTTGGCCTTGGGGGCGGAGCTTGCAGAGGACGACACCGATGGGAAACACAAAGAGACTAGTAATGGCTCGGTGCTGTCCCACgaccccaggtgtgtgtgtgtgtgtgtgtgtgtgtgtgtgtgtgtgtgtgtgtgtgtgtgcgctagaCTTAATGGAGCTGGCTGTGTAAGTGTGTCAACTGTGTGGTGTTAATGTAGTTCTTCTCTTCTGGTGGCTCAGACACGCGTACATGGAGCGTCTGGACGGGCCATTCTCTCTGGCCGCACTGCCGTACTCGCAGATGAACGAGCTGCTCAGTCGTACGGGCGAGAGGGCGTGTGGGCGGCCGCAcgaacctccaccacctccaccttcacaccTGGCTGACGCCAAGCCAGCCTCCGCCATCAGGTACACCCCTGTACTGCCCCTGAACCACCTCTGAATCGCCCCTGTACTGCCCCTGAACCGCCCCTGAACTACCCCTGAACCACCCCTGTACTGCCCCTGAACCACCCCTGTACTGCCCCTGAACCGCCCTTTCATGCAGCCTGAAGAACTGGTGTCACAGTCAGCTAGTGTTACACAGTGGGCTTTATGTTGAAAGGCCTTGTGATGTTAAAGCTCCAGTGTGTACCCCAGTATCAGTGTGTACCCCAGTATCAGTGTGTACCCCAGTACGAGTGTGTACCCCAGTATCACAGTGTGTACCCCAGTATCAGTGTGTACCCCAGTATCACAGTGTGTACCCCAGTATCAGTGTGTACCCCAGTATCACAGTGTGTACCCCAGTATCAGTGTGTACCCCAGTATCAGTGTGTACCCCAGTATCAGTGTGTACCCGTGTGTACCCCAGTATCAGTGTGTACCCGTGTGTACCCCAGTGTGTACTTACAAGGCCCACTGGTTGGATTACCTGTGTGACTCACCAACCCACTCAATAGCAAAAGAAGAAGCATCATCCTACATAACATGCTGTAGGAAAAATGGTGAAATTCAATAAGAAAATATCTTTGTGTACAAAAAAGCATTTTTCCCTCATGGCAACCCACAAAATGTCCCCACAATGTCAGAATGTTTCCTTCATTGTGGGGACATTTTGTGGGTTGCCACGAGGGAAATGCTTTTTTGTACATAAAGATATTTTCTTATTGAATTATAAACTTTGGATTAACTTTAGAGACAGTAGAAATAAGGGGATTCAGAAacaagtgtgtgtagtggaaGACCAGctgaagaagtgtgtgtgttacagtccAGAAGcttgtttctgcttgtttactCTGAGGCGacaggatctctctctctctctctctctctccctctctccctctctcatgagTTCACATTTCATTTTGCAGCAGTGGTGACCCAGTTCAGAACAGAAGAGAAATACCCCACCACCCCCTTCTCACTCTTTTCttgttttatttaaagttcAGAGAAAAAGAATCCCAGTGTAACCTGACCTGGCTGCTGGTACTGGTACACATGAAGCAGCACTGAACCAATCTCCACCCCTGAACTGATCTCCACCCTTGAACCGATCTCCACCCCTGAACCGATCTCCACCCCTGAACCGATCTCCACCCTATAGCTGATCTCTACAGGCTGTGCAATGTTGAAAGAGAGAACACATTGTTTACGTGTTCGGTTTCACGTTGTTTACGTATTCGGTTTCACATTGTTTATGTGTTCGGTTTCACGTTGTTTACGTGTTCGGTTTCTCATTGTTCACGTGTTCAGTTTCACGTCTTGACTGCCTTTTTTGCTCTTTGTCCAGCTCCAGTTCAGGATTCTCCGACAGCCGTCCACAGTCTCCCGCCAGGACTCCGGTCTTCCTCCACCCCAACGCTctgcccccgccccctcccccactaccccctccccctccccccctcccctgcacCGTATCAGGTTCCAGCATGCGAggcacacccccacctccaatCCCACCCTTACCTTCCCAGCAACCCCCAgctatcccccctccccctgccccccTCCAAATCGCCCCCGGTGttttacaccccgcccccccgcctgtggcccctccccttcactCATCTCCAGCCCGCCTACAGCAGGATAAAGTCCTACTTCCTGGTATGGGAGATGGCACTGTtttgcccccccctcccccacctcctcctctgcccctcCCAGGGGTCAgaagctcctccccctgcccACCTGCAGGTCCACCCTCTGTGCCTTCATTCGCTGGAGCGGTTTCGTCTCCGTCCACTCACGAGGTGAAGAGACATCTGTCCAGTCTGCCGCCCATCAGCGACGCACGCAGCGTTCTCCTGGAGGCCATCCGTAAAGGTAGGAGGAGGTGAACAGGTGCGGTGAAGGTGTTGGTCCATAAAACAGTGAGGTGAGGTGCTGAGAGCTGATCCCGCCCCCTCTCAGGTATCCAGCTGAGGAAGGTAGAGGAGCAGCGAGAGCAGGAGGCCAAACACGACCGCGTG
The Brachyhypopomus gauderio isolate BG-103 unplaced genomic scaffold, BGAUD_0.2 sc60, whole genome shotgun sequence DNA segment above includes these coding regions:
- the wasf1 gene encoding actin-binding protein WASF1 isoform X2; amino-acid sequence: MPLVKRTIEPRHLCHTALPRGIKNELECVTNISLASVIRQLSSLSKYAEDVFGELFTEAHTFSFRVNSLQERVDRLSVSVTQLDPKEEELSLQDITMRKAFRSSTIQDQQLFERQSLPVPLQESFELCEQPPPLNILSPYRDDGKQALKFYTNPSYFFDLWKEKMLQDTEDKRKEKRKQKLQDPHLYDQVYKYLHLPGQVKNIDRPAEPEKVPRAPHDRRKEWQKLALGAELAEDDTDGKHKETSNGSVLSHDPRHAYMERLDGPFSLAALPYSQMNELLSRTGERACGRPHEPPPPPPSHLADAKPASAISSSSGFSDSRPQSPARTPVFLHPNALPPPPPPLPPPPPPLPCTVSGSSMRGTPPPPIPPLPSQQPPAIPPPPAPLQIAPGVLHPAPPPVAPPLHSSPARLQQDKVLLPGMGDGTVLPPPPPPPPLPLPGVRSSSPCPPAGPPSVPSFAGAVSSPSTHEVKRHLSSLPPISDARSVLLEAIRKGIQLRKVEEQREQEAKHDRVGNDVATILSRRIAVEYSDSEDDSEFDEVDWME
- the wasf1 gene encoding actin-binding protein WASF1 isoform X1, whose product is MPLVKRTIEPRHLCHTALPRGIKNELECVTNISLASVIRQLSSLSKYAEDVFGELFTEAHTFSFRVNSLQERVDRLSVSVTQLDPKEEELSLQDITMRKAFRSSTIQDQQLFERQSLPVPLQESFELCEQPPPLNILSPYRDDGKQALKFYTNPSYFFDLWKEKMLQDTEDKRKEKRKQKLELPYQTLLQGFMGSAHERFLLVPKLQDPHLYDQVYKYLHLPGQVKNIDRPAEPEKVPRAPHDRRKEWQKLALGAELAEDDTDGKHKETSNGSVLSHDPRHAYMERLDGPFSLAALPYSQMNELLSRTGERACGRPHEPPPPPPSHLADAKPASAISSSSGFSDSRPQSPARTPVFLHPNALPPPPPPLPPPPPPLPCTVSGSSMRGTPPPPIPPLPSQQPPAIPPPPAPLQIAPGVLHPAPPPVAPPLHSSPARLQQDKVLLPGMGDGTVLPPPPPPPPLPLPGVRSSSPCPPAGPPSVPSFAGAVSSPSTHEVKRHLSSLPPISDARSVLLEAIRKGIQLRKVEEQREQEAKHDRVGNDVATILSRRIAVEYSDSEDDSEFDEVDWME